The nucleotide sequence AGAGGGGAAGCGCCAGCGCCCGCGCCACACCGTCCCCCTTCATGTCGAGCGCGGCATGCCGGGAAAGCGGGTGCCAGTAGCGCATCCCCACGTAGACCCGGTAACGGCCGCCGGTTTCCGAAAGCGCCGCCTCCAGCGCCGCCCGCTGCGCCTCCGTGTGGCGGACGATCGGGGATCCGCCGCCGATCTCCTCATAGTACCGCCGGACCTTGCGGGCCCGCACGCCCGAGACGATCCAGGCGAATGGCGGCTGGGTGAGGAACGGGGCGGGGAGCCGGATCAGATCCCGGTCGGAGAAAAGGTTCGCGAGGAACGGCCGGACGGCCGACAGGGTGTCCGGCCCCCCCATGTACAGCAGGACGACGCCGGTCGTCGGGGTGGTCGCGGGCAATCGGGCTCCCTTGGCCTTGCGAGCTACGCTTTCTTTCCGTAGCGGTGCACCGCTTCCACCATCGCGACCGCGTGGTCGGGGTTGGTCGGCGGAAGGATCCCGTGCCCCAGGTTGAAGATGTGGGAGGCCGTCTTCTCCCCCCTGCGCAGGACGTCGCGAACGCACTCGGCGATCTTCGCCGGCGGGTGGAAGAGCATCGTCGGGTCCATGTTCCCCTGGATCGCCACGCCTTGTCCCACCACGCCGCTGGCCACATCCAGCGGAATCCTCCAGTCGACCGCGATCACGTCCACCGGAAGGGTCCGGATCAGCGGAAGCAGCGTCGAGCAGTCGTTCGCGAAGTGGATGAGGGGGACGCCGTCTCTCCGGAGCCCTTCCACCACCATCCGGGTGTAGGGGAGGGCGTACTCCTCGTAGTCGCCGGGGGTGAGGATCCCCGCCCAGGTGTCGAAGAGCTGGATCGCCTGCGCGCCGGCCTCGATCTGCGCGTTCAGGTAGAGGACGACCGTTCTGGCGATCTTCTCCATGAGCGACCGGAAGACCTCCGGCGCCTGGTACATCAGCGTCTTGAGCTTGATGAAATTGCGGGAGGTCCCCCCTTCCACGATGTAGGAGGCCAGCGTCAGGGGAAGGCCGGAGAAGCCGATCAGCGGCACCCGCCCCTCGAAGGTCTTCCGCAGGATCCTGATCGTCTCCATCACGAAGGGGACCGTGTCGGCCGGGTCGGGGACGGCGAGCGAGTCGACGTCCGCCTGGCCCCGGATCGCCTTCCCCAAAAGCGGCCCCTTCCCCTCGTGGAACTCCAGCGGGACCCCCATCGCCTCCACCGGGACCAGGATGTCCGAGAAGAGGATCGCGGCGTCCACTCCCAGCCGGTCGATCGGCTGGACCGTCACCTCCGCGGCCAGCTCGGGGGTCTTGCACAGGTCGAGGAAGGAGGTCTTTCCCCGGATCTTCTGGTATTCCGGGAGATACCTGCCCGCCTGCCGCATGATCCAGACCGGGGTCACGTCGACCGGCTCGCGCCGGCACGCCTTCAGGAACCGGTACTCCACCATGCTCTCCTCCCTCAGGACCGGGCCGTTCCTTAGAACCGGGACGTTCCTAAGAAGTCGTACATTGGATCCGGGGAACTGGCCTTCCCCAGTTCTTAGGAACGTCCCCGTTCTGAGGTTCTGTGCTCGGGCGAATTATTTCTTGGCGGTCTTCCCGACCTGGACCGCCGCCTCCAGGCGCTTCCGCGTCCGGATCGGTACGTAGTCGCAGAACGGCTCCTCCTGGAGATAGTCCTCCAGGACGGCGTCGGCCCGGGCGCGGCATCCGCCGCAGACGTTGATGTACTCGCACTCGCCGCAGCGCCCCTTGTACTTCTCGAAGGCCCGCAGCGACTCGAACAGCTCCGAATGGTACCAGATTTCCCGGAAGTGCTGCTTCTTGACGTTCCCGGCGACCACCGGGAAGTAGGAGCAGGGCTGGACGTTCCCCTTCGAGTCGATGAAGGCGATCGCCTGCGCGCAGATGCAGCCCTTCCCGCCGCCGGTGGAGAAGGTGAGCGACCGCCGCTCGAACGTGTGCCCCTCCTCCTTCGCTTTTTGCATCACTACCCGGTAGTAGTGGGGGGCGCAGGTGGGTCGGACCAGCATGTCCGGCTCGTTCTTCTCCATCTGGTAGTGCCACTCGAGGATCTCCTCGTAGTCCTCCTTGCTGATCAGCTCGTCCAGGATCTCCTGCCCCCGGCCGGTGGGGACGATCATAAACATGTACCAGGCGTGGGCGCCGATCTTCTTGGCGAGCCGGTAGGTCTGCGGGATGTCGTGCTGGTTCCGCTTTGCGAAGGAGGAGTTCACGATGAACTTGATCCCGTTGCGGTGAAAGGTCTCGGCGGCGCGCAGGGTCGCCTCGAAGGCCCCCGGCTGCTTCCGGAAGTCGTCGTGGACCGCCGCGGTGGAGCCGTCCAGCGACAGGGAGACGATCTTGATCCCGCTCTCCTTCATCTTCGCGCAGACCGCGTCGGTCACCAGCGTCCCGTTCGTGGCGATGCACATCCGCAAGCCCTTGGCGGTGCCGTACGAGGCGATCTCGAAGAGGTCGGGACGCAGCAGCGGCTCCCCGCCGGAGAGCACCAGGACCGGGCTGCAGAAGGAGGTGATGTCGTCGATCAGCTGTTTCGCCTCTTCCGTCGTGAAGTCGGTGTCGTGGGAGGTCATCGACGACGACGCCCGGCAGTGGATGCAGTTCAGGTTGCAGCGCCCGGTGACTTCCCAGGCGAGCCATTTCGGGATGAATTCTTCCTTGGCCACAAGCGGTTCCTTTCCGAAACTCCCGGCAGACCGGATCCGGTTGCGCCGCCGGGGACAATCCGTCCATTATAATCGATAGGAGATGCCCGGGACACCGAAATCCCCCCCCGGGGGTGGGTCCATGCGCCGGAAGCACCCGTTTTTCCTTCTGTTCCGGCTGGTTCCGATCGGATGGCTTCCTCGGAGATCCTGAAGTAGCCGCTACTTCGCCATCCCGGCGTACTTCTTCGCGTTCTCCAGGTCGCCGATCGCCTCGTACGACTTCGACAGCATCGCCGCCCCCTGCTTCGTCGGGAGCAGGTCCATGCTCCGGGAAAGCTCCGGGATCGCCGCCCGGTGGTCGTTCCGCTGGTGGTGCAGCGCCCCGAGCAGCAGGTGCGGCTCGAAGAACTCGTCGTCGAGCCGGATCGCCTTGCGAAGCGAAATCTCCGCGGCCCCGTATTCCTTCTGGATCAAACGGACCCGCCCGATCGAGGAATGGAACGGGGCCTGCTCCGGCTCCCGGGCCGCGGCCTCTTCATAGTTCCGCAACGCCTCCCCGTATCGCTTTTCCTTGAGCAGCTTGTCCCCCTCGTCGGCGATGTCGTAGGCCTTCTGGACCTCACGGAGCCGCGCCGTCTTCTGCCGGAAGACCGTTTCGTTCAGGGTGTAGCCGGGGTCCCTGGCGATCCCCGCGTAGCGCTCCGCGATCCGGGCACGGGCGTTGTCCAGCCGATCCTTCGAGAACGGGTGGGTCCGGAAGATCCCCTCGACGAACATCGGGTTCTTCCCCCCCTCCAGCTCCCTGTAGAAATACTCCTGGAGCCGGACCGCCCCCATCGGGTTGTAGCCGGCCCGGACCATGTAGTCCATGCCGAGCCAGTCGGACTCCCGCTCCTGCTCCCGGGAGAAGCCGTTGTTCACCAGGGAGGCGGTGATCCCGGAGAGGTCCATCGCCCACTCCTTCCCCCCGGTGCCGACCGCGACCCCGGCGAGCAGGATGTTCGCGGCCAGCGCCCGCTGGTATCCGGCGAGCGAGTGCTTCGCGGTCACGTGGCCGGTCTCGTGCCCCAGCACCGCCGCCATCTCCGCCTCGCTGGAAAGCCCCACGAGCAGCCCGCGGTTGATCACGATGAACCCGCCGGGGAGCGCGAAGGCGTTGGGAACCGAGGAGTTGAGCACCCGGAAGCGGTAATCGAGGTTGGGGCGGTGGGACACCCGGGCCAGCCGCATCCCGACCTCCTGAACGTAGTCCTCCAGGGCGCGGTCCCGGTAGAATCCCCCCTGCTGCTGCACCGCCGGGGTGTAGGCCTGGGAACCGAGCTTGACCTCCTCGGCCTCCGTGAAGGAGACCAGCGAAAGCTCCGAACGGCCGGTCACCGGGTTGACCGCGCAGGCATACAGAAGAAGCGCCAGGAATGCGGAAGCGGACAGGGCGAGCCCGACCCCCCGCAAGGAGATCCGTTTCATCCCGCTACCTCCCGGATGTGGATCGAAGTACGGTCATTATTTCATGCGCGGCGTCGGGCGGGCAAGCGGCGGGGGCGACGTTGGAGGCGCTCCGTGCGTCTGGTATAAAGGAGGAAATCCGGGAAATGAGGGGCGCGATGGCTCGCAAGCGGAGGAGGAAGCGGTCGCAGCTTCCGGGGACCCTCCCCGGGACCCTCACGGCACATATCGAGGCCGACTCGGCCCCGGTACGGATCACGGCCTTCCTGTACGGCCCCGACCGGTGCGAGGAGCGGGTCCTTCGCCCGGAGGAGATCCCCTTGCTCTCCGTCCCCGAGAAGGGGGTCCTCTGGGTCGACGTATGGGGGCTGGCCGACCCCGGGGTCATCAAGGCGCTCGGGGACCGGTTCGGCTTCCACCCGCTTGCCCTCGAGGATGTCCTGAACATCCCCCAGCGCCCCAAGGTGGAGCGGTACGGCGACCACCTCCTCGTCGTACTGCGCGAGATCCAGTACCCCGAGGAGCCGGAGCAGTTCTCTCTCTTCCTCGCCGACCGGCTCGTGGTGACCTTCCAGGAGCGGCATGGAGACCCCTTCGACCCGCTTCGGGAGGGGATCCGGAACGGCAAGGGGAGGGTCCGCTCCCTCGGCGCCGATTACCTCGCCTACTCCCTCTGCGACGCCGTCCTGGACGCCTATTTCCCCGTTCTCGAGAGACTGGGCGACCTGGTGGAGGAGCTGCAGGAGCGGGTGATGGCCGACCCGGTCCCGGAGACGCTCCGGGAGATCCGGGAGGCGAAGCGGAAGCTGATCGAGGTGCGCCGCGCGGCCTGGCCGGCCCGGGACGCGATGAACGAGCTGATCCGGGAGGAGTCCGGCCTGATCCTCCCCGAGACGAAGGTCTTCCTGCGGGACTGCTACGACCACGCGGTTCAGCTGATGGACATGGTGGAGACCTACCGGGAGATGGCCGCCAGCCTGTTCGACGAGTACCTGTCGGCCGTCTCCCACCGGATGAACGAGACGATGAAGGTGCTGACCATCATCGCCACGATCTTCATCCCGCTTTCCTTCATCGCCGGGCTCTACGGGATGAACTTCGACCCGCAGGCCTCCCCCTTCAACATGCCGGAGCTTTCCTGGCGCTACGGGTACCCGGCGGTCCTGCTGCTGATGGCCGGCGGCGCGGGGGGGATGCTCTACTGGTTCCGGAGGAAGAAGTGGTTCTGAGTTGACCTGTCTCAATGTCCTTCTTCCGATCTTGTGAGAAAATGACCGGAAACGGATTCCCCTGGAAGGAGGAGATGTCGATGCCCGCCCCCGTGTTCGCCCGTCCGAAGGAGAAGGTGACGTTCGACCCGAACCGATTTGCGCCGAAACCGCTGTTCGAGAGCCCGGAGATGAAGGTGATCCAGGCCTCGTTCCGGGCCGGCCAGTTCATCCCCGTCCACAAGCCCGACGTCCACGTGGTCCTCTACGTCCTGGCCGGGGAAGGGGAGGTGGTGGCGGGTTCGGAACGCCGCCCCGTCCGGGAAGGGGACCTGGTCGTCGTCCCGAGGAAGATGGCGCGCGGCGTGAAGGCGAAGACCGACATGGTCGTCCTCCACGTCGTCTCCCCGTCCCCCACGGAGGCCGACCACGGAGACATGGCGAAGAGGATCGCCCGGGGGGATTTCGAACTGCCGGCGTGATCAGGGGCCTTATCGCGAGGGGTCGGAAGGACACGATTTCACGGGGGCCACAGGCCCCCTTTTCTTTTTCTCCCATCACGGTTTCGACGGAGAGATATTTCCGGAAACGCCTATATATTGATTAATGTCAATGTATGGATTCCCGGGGTTTGCGACGATGGAGCCGTGATATCCAACTCGTTGTCCCCCGCGGACCGTGCGGGGAAGGAGGGGAAGATGAAATGCCTGGCAAAACTCGGAGGTGCAGCGGCGGCGGTAATCATCCTTACCATGGCGTGGGCAGGAAGCGCCCTCGCCCATTGCGACACGATGGATGGGCCGGTCGTCACCCTGGCGAAGAAAGCTCTCGACAAGGGGGACGTGAACCTGCTCCTCCCGTGGGTGGCCAAGGAAAAGGAGGGCGAGATCCGGGAGGCATTCGATCTGGTGTCGGCGGTCCGGGGGAAAGGGCCGAAAGAGAATGAGCTGGCGGACCGGTACTTCTTCGAGACGCTGGTGCGCGTGCACCGCGAGGGGGAGGGGGCGCCGTACACGGGCCTCAAACCCGCGGGACTTGACCTGGGCCCCGCCATCCCCGCGGCCGACAAGGCGCTGGAAACGGGAAACCCCAAACCGTTGCTCGCGCTGATCGAGGAAAAGATCCACGGGGGGATCCACAAGTATTACGTCGAGGCGATGGAGAGGAAGAAGCACGCCGGGGATAGCGTCGAGGCGGGCAGGGCGTACGTGGGGGCGTATGTTCCGTTCCTGCACTTCGTCGAACGCCTCTACGTCGACGCCACCACGCCGATCGCCCATGGCGCCGGGGACGTGGGGGGCGCAGGGCCCGGCCATCCCGAGCCGGCCGTCGCCGGGAAACACGCGCATTGACCTGAATCGGGTGGAGGCCCGTCCTCCCCCCGATCTTCGTTCCGGAGGGGAGAAGGGATTGCCACCGGGCCGGACCGGTAGGATAATGCGTACGTTCTTCCGGTTGTCCGCAATACTCTCCGAAGACCGGCGCATTGAATGGCGGGCGTGAAGGTTCGAAGGAAGGGAACATGGGACGGCATCTCTTCCGGGCGGGATCGTCCGGTCCTGACAAGGAGGAACCGATGCGCTACCTGATCCTGGGAGGGGGTCCGGCGGGAATCGCCGGGGCCAAGGCGGTACGAAAGACCGACCGAAAGGCGGAGATCGTCATCGCCAACGCGGAGACGGACCCGCCCTACCTGAGGCCCCTGGTGCCGGACTTCATCTCGGGGAAGATCGATCTTTCCGCCCTCGCCGATCCGCAGGCGGAGGATCTCGACAAGCATGGGATCGAGCTGCTCGGCGGGAAACGGGCCACGAGGGTGGACCCGGATGGAAGAAGGGTGACGTTCGGGGACGGGACCGAAGAGGCGTACGATTATCTCCTCCTGGCCACCGGGGGAAAGCCGGTCCTTCCCTCTCCGCTCGACCGGCACCCGGGGGCGGTCATTCCGGTGGATTCTCTCCAAGACGGGAAAAGGATCCGGGAACGCGCGGGAAGGCCGGGACCGGTCATCGTCTACGGTCCGGGGTACGTGGGGATCGAGGCAAGCCGCGCCCTCGCGGCGCTGGGCAGGAGCGTGATCTGGATCAAGCCGGACCTTCCCCGGTTCGGATACCCGATCTCGGGGGAGTTCGAGGCGAGCGTCCTCGACGAGGTCCGCAGCCGGGGGGTCCGGATCCTCGGCGGGGACGACATCGCCTCCATCCGGGAGGTCGACGAGGGGATGTTCGAGGTCCGCGACCTGCAGGGGGAGACGATCCGCTGTTCGATGATCGCGGCGGCCGTCGAGCGGCTCCCCGACGTCGATTTTCTCAAGGGGAGCGGGGTGAAGGTCGGCACCGGCGTCATCGTGGACGACCGGCTCCGGACCAACGTCCCCGGCATCTTCGCGGCGGGGGATTGCGCGGAACTCTACGACGAGAAGACCCACGAGGTCCGGATCAACTTCGGGTGGCGCAGCGCGATCAAGCAGGGCCGTCTCGCGGGAGAGAACATGGCGGGAGGGGGGAAGCGCTACATCCGGCGGCAGGAGGACTACCTCTGGCTGCTCTTCGGGACGTCGCTGCAGGATCGGGCAAAGTAGCCGGTATGAAATCCGGGCGCTCCCCGGCGGTCGGCAGGGTCGCCTTCCTCCTTCTCGCCTCGGCCCTCGTCCTGGCACTGTTCCCTTCCCGCGGGACCGGGACCGAGGAGTATGCCTCGCGCACTGGGAGGGAGTGCCGGGCCTGTCATCTCGACCCCGCCGGGGGAGGGGAGCTGACAGCGGAAGGCGAGTCGTTCCGGCGGACGCTTCCCGCGGCCGGGCGGGAGGCGGCCGGCTCCACCGGATGGCGCCACACCGTCCGGTTTCTCGCCGGGTTTCTTCACCTGTTCACCGCGGTCCTCTGGTTCGGAACCATCCTGTATGTCCACCTGCTTCTCAAGCCCTCCTACGCGGCCCACGGCCTCCCGCGGGGGGAGCTGATCGTCGGATGGGGGTCGATCGTTCTCATCGCCGTCACGGGGATCCTCCTCACGCTGTTTCGGATCCACTCCCCGGCCGATCTCATCCGGACCCGCTTCGGCATTCTCTTGACGGTGAAGATCGTCCTGTACCTCATCATGGTCGGCATCGCGGTGATCGTCACGTTCATCGTCGGGCCCAGGCTGAAAAAAAGACGGGTGACGGTCGATCGGGAGAAAAAGGACATGGCGCCGGACGATCTGTCCGGGTACGACGGGAAGGAGGGCCGGCCGGCCTATTTTGCCTATGACGGGCGGATCTTCGACGCCACGGGGAGCAGGTTATGGAAGGACGGAGGTCATGTCGGCAGGCACCTCGCGGGATTCGACCTGACCGACGCCCTGAAGCTGGCCCCCCACGGGGAGGAGAAGGTTGTCTCCATGCCTTTCGTCGGCAATCTCCTGGCGGCGGGGACCGTCCAAAGGGCTCCGACCCACCTGAAGGCCTTCTACTTCATGACCTACTTTATCCTGGGCCTGATTTTCGCCGTCCTGTTCATCATCTCTCTTTGGCGGTGGTGGTGAGCCGGGCGACAACGGCCGTCGGGGGAATCTCCGGGAACGGGGGAGGGGAGGATGTACGAAAAGGTTCGCAAGGAGGTGGAGCGGTTCTTCGGGGAGGATGCCCGCCGCATCGCGCACGCCCTGGAAGTCACTTCACACGCCCTTCGGATCCAGGCGGTCGAAGGAGGGGACCGGGAGGTCGTGACGATGGCCTCCCTCCTCCACGACGTGGGGATCAAGCCGGCGGAGGAGAGGTACAAAAGCAGCGCGGGGCACTACCAGGAAAAACTCGGTCCGCCGGTCGCGGAGAAGATCCTGAAGGAGCTGGGCGTTGAGGGGCGGAAGATCGCGACGGTCAGGGAGTTGATCGCGTACCACCACACCCCGGGGAAGATCCGCACGAAGGAGTTCGCCTGCCTCTGGGACGCCGACATGATCGTCAACCTCCGGGAGGTTGCGGGTACGATGTCCGGCGAAAAGATCGCCCCCCTGATCGAGACGAAATTCCTGACCGCGGAGGGGAAGCGGATCGCACGGGGGATCTACCTGACGGCACCCGGGTAGTCATTTTCCTTCGTCCTCCCTTTTCGCGGGGCGGCGTTTCAAGGGATAATAGCGGAGAAGCCGTGGGGCAAGCCGACGCCGCACGCAGCGCGCGGGGGCGGCCGCGGTATCCCGGGAGGGTGGGACATGGGAACGCCGTATCCGGACCGTTTGTGGGTCGCGCCGGTCGCCCGCGCCTCTTCCACCTGCTCCGTCCTTCGCGGGGAGGCGGCGAAGGGGAGGTGAGGGGGAGGCACTCGCGCACTCCCCGGCCGGCTGCCGGATCAAAGGGGTCTCGCACTCGATGAGGAGCCCCCTGCGGAAGCTCCTGGTCTTCGCCGCGATGGCCTTCGGCCTTCCGATGGTGGGCATAGGGGTCGCCGGGGAGCCGGTGGCCCGCTATCTCGAGTTTCCCCCGACGACTCGGTACGTGGAGCATGCCCCCTTCTCCCTTCCGCTTTTCTTCCTGGGAGTCCTGATGGTCCTGGCCCCCCTGGCCCCTTTCGTCCTGCGGGCGGCCCGGTATCGCCCGGAACCCGATGCGGAGGCCTCGAGGGTGCGGCCCTTTCCTCTTTGGGGGTGGGCCGGGGTGGTCTCGGGGATCGCGTTCTGGATCCTGGCCTGGTCCCGCTTCTCCTGGTTCGCCCCGCTCCAGGCCCACACCTTCACCCCGCTATGGGTCTCCTATGTCGTGGTCGTGAACGCCCTCACATACCGCAAGGCGGGGAAATGCCTCATGACGGAGCGGCCGCGCTTCTTCCTCCTTCTCTTTCCGGCAAGCGCCGCCTTCTGGTGGTCCTTCGAGTACCTCAACCGTTTCGTCCAGAACTGGTACTATGTGGACCCGTCCCGATACGGCCCGTGGGAGTATTTCTGGCTGGGGACGCTCCCTTTCTCCACGGTCCTGCCCGCCGTGCTCTCGACCCGGGAGTGGCTCGCCACCTTCCCGCGCCTGGACCGTCCCTTCCGCAGCTTTCTCCCCCTGACTGTCCCCGGGCCGAAGGCCGCCTCCTGGGTCCTTCTGGCCGCTGCCGCAGGAAGCCTGGCCGGGATCGGCGTCCGGCCCGACCTGTTCTACCCCCTCCTCTGGGTCGCGCCCCTTCTCGTCCTGCTCTCCCTCGACGGGATCGCAGGCAGGCCCCACATCCTCTCGGGGGTCGCGGCGGGCGACTGGAGGGAGGCGGTCGGGTACGCCCTGGCGGCCCTGCTGTGCGGCTTCTTCTGGGAGATGTGGAATTTCCACAGCCTGGCGAAGTGGAATTACTCGATCCCGTATGTCCAGCGGCTCCACTTCTTCGAGATGCCGCTTCTGGGATATTCGGGATACCTCACATTCGGACTAGAGTGCGCCGCCGTCGCCGCCCTGGTGGAGGATTTCGTCCGGCCGCGCAAACCCGCCTGACGGGCAAGGGCAAACGGTGAGGATC is from Deltaproteobacteria bacterium GWC2_65_14 and encodes:
- a CDS encoding magnesium and cobalt transport protein CorA, with translation MARKRRRKRSQLPGTLPGTLTAHIEADSAPVRITAFLYGPDRCEERVLRPEEIPLLSVPEKGVLWVDVWGLADPGVIKALGDRFGFHPLALEDVLNIPQRPKVERYGDHLLVVLREIQYPEEPEQFSLFLADRLVVTFQERHGDPFDPLREGIRNGKGRVRSLGADYLAYSLCDAVLDAYFPVLERLGDLVEELQERVMADPVPETLREIREAKRKLIEVRRAAWPARDAMNELIREESGLILPETKVFLRDCYDHAVQLMDMVETYREMAASLFDEYLSAVSHRMNETMKVLTIIATIFIPLSFIAGLYGMNFDPQASPFNMPELSWRYGYPAVLLLMAGGAGGMLYWFRRKKWF
- a CDS encoding radical SAM/SPASM domain-containing protein produces the protein MAKEEFIPKWLAWEVTGRCNLNCIHCRASSSMTSHDTDFTTEEAKQLIDDITSFCSPVLVLSGGEPLLRPDLFEIASYGTAKGLRMCIATNGTLVTDAVCAKMKESGIKIVSLSLDGSTAAVHDDFRKQPGAFEATLRAAETFHRNGIKFIVNSSFAKRNQHDIPQTYRLAKKIGAHAWYMFMIVPTGRGQEILDELISKEDYEEILEWHYQMEKNEPDMLVRPTCAPHYYRVVMQKAKEEGHTFERRSLTFSTGGGKGCICAQAIAFIDSKGNVQPCSYFPVVAGNVKKQHFREIWYHSELFESLRAFEKYKGRCGECEYINVCGGCRARADAVLEDYLQEEPFCDYVPIRTRKRLEAAVQVGKTAKK
- a CDS encoding uroporphyrinogen decarboxylase encodes the protein MVEYRFLKACRREPVDVTPVWIMRQAGRYLPEYQKIRGKTSFLDLCKTPELAAEVTVQPIDRLGVDAAILFSDILVPVEAMGVPLEFHEGKGPLLGKAIRGQADVDSLAVPDPADTVPFVMETIRILRKTFEGRVPLIGFSGLPLTLASYIVEGGTSRNFIKLKTLMYQAPEVFRSLMEKIARTVVLYLNAQIEAGAQAIQLFDTWAGILTPGDYEEYALPYTRMVVEGLRRDGVPLIHFANDCSTLLPLIRTLPVDVIAVDWRIPLDVASGVVGQGVAIQGNMDPTMLFHPPAKIAECVRDVLRRGEKTASHIFNLGHGILPPTNPDHAVAMVEAVHRYGKKA